TAGGCTGCCTAAAGAATGTACACAGGCATCAAAATGAAATCCACCTCGTGTAAATGACGTGCAGTAGCCGCCTGGCTTGGCATTTTTCTCCACAATCAAAGTTTTCATCCCTGCCTTAGCCAAATAGCAACCACAAACAAGGCCACTTATTCCTGCACCAATAATTATTGCGTCATAATCATATTTGTTTGACATATTTAATTTAGTCTTTTAAAAATCACTGCCCCATTATATCCTGCGAAACCACAGGATAATTTCATAGCCGTATTAAGAGAATAAGGAGTTAGTTCCCTTACTAATTCGATATTATATTTTGGTTCAACTTCTTCACAATTCAATGTTGGTGGAATTAATTTTTTTCCCATAGACAATAAAAGAATAATGCTTTCTAAAATTGCGCTTCCTCCTAAGTTATGACCCACATACGGCTTAAATGCTGTTATTAATGGTCTCTTAGAATTTCTACCAAAAATATCTGTAATTGCCTTTGCTTCATATCCATCGGTAACTTTAATTGCAACTCCGTGAGGATTAATTAAATCGATATCTTCTGGTCTTAAATTAGTTTTTTTGAGAGCATATTCTATGGTCTTTTGGTAAGATAAACTTCCTATTCTTGGCAATGTCACTTTCCAGCCCTCCAGAGAGAATCCCCCTCCTAAATACTCAGCATATATATGAGCTTTTCTATTTAAGGCATGGTTTAATTCTTCTAAAACTATCGCTGAAGCTCCATCGCCAAGAACTATACCATCAGCCTTTTTAGAAAAAGGCTTCATTCTTCCATCTTCAGCATAAAGACCCTGTTCTTTAAACCATAAATGCTTAAACATAGTATCAGAGTTATCTCCTCCTGCCAGCAATACAATATCGCTTTCACCATATTTTATCTGTCTTGCGGCGGATTCTAAAGCAAATAAACCTGATGCACAGGCATTGTTGGTAAATAAGGAGTATCCGTGAATATTAAATGCCTTTGCAACGAAATACAGATACATAAAAGTTTGGAGGTCGTAACCATCGTGAGAGAACTGTTCAAACACGTGCTTGAACAATTTATGCTTAGAAAATTTACTATTTAAGGGATATTTTTCTATATATGCTATGGTTTCTTTAATTAGTCCTTCGCAAAAAGGTTCAAATCCTGGATGTTCAACCGTCAAAAATAATCCGATATTGTTATCCTCTTTATCGTAAGAAATTTTACTGTCATCTATAGCTAATTTGACTGCTGCTAATAAATAGAAGAGGTCTCTATCTTCCTTTCTTTTTTTCCATGTCTTGATATCCTCAATTATTTCCTCTTCGATATTAAATTTTTCGATATCAAAATCATCTATTTTATGAAGATAAAAATTATCCCACAATTCTCCATCGAGTTTAAATTCTTTTAAACCTAAACCTACCCGTTTTCCCAAAATGCCTTCCCAGAAAGCCTCTTTGCCAATTCCCGTTGAGGCTAAAGGACCTATTCCTGTTATAACTACTCTTTTTCCTCTCGCCATAAATAGCTCAAAGTTCAAAACTCAAAGCTCAAAACCACAGTTATAAAGCTTAAAACTATTTTTATTTTTTAGTTTTGAGTTGCAGTTTTGACTTTTGACATTTGAGTTTTAAGTTATCATGTTAATTAAACTTCTTAATAACCAAACAAGAATTATTGCCACCAAAGGCGAAACCATTATTCAAGGCAATATTTACTTTCTTTACTTTTGCTTTATTAGGAACACAATCTATGTCACATTTTGGGTCAGGCGTCTCAAAATTTATCGTTGGAGGGATAATATCTTCTTTAACAGTAAGACAGCAGGCTAATGCCTCAATCGCAGATGCGGCACCCATGGTATGACCAAGCATGGATTTTATTGAACTGACAGGAATCGTTTTATATTGTTCTTTAAAAACATTTTTAATTGCTGCGCATTCAGTTTTATCGTTACCGGGCGTACCAGTCCCATGAGCGTTTATATAATCAACCTCTTCTTTCTGAATATCCGCTTCTTTTAAGGCTTTTCGTATTACTTTTTCAATACCCTCTAGCTGTGAGGCAGTCATATGGTAAGCATCACAACTAAGGCCATAGCCCAATATCTCTGCATAGATGTTTGATTTTCTTTTCAGAGCAGACTCCAATGATTCGAGAACAAGAATCCCTGCTCCCTCGCCAACCATCATTCCCTTTCTATTTTTATCAAATGGCTGACATTTTTCAGGTGCCATTGCATAGAGGCGATGAAAGCCACTAAATGCAAGTTTAGAGAATGAATCGGCACCCCCAACAATAGCATAATCTAAGTCTCCCATTCTTATTAAATCAAATCCATAACCTATTGCATAATTACCAGCAGCACAGGCTGTGGGAATAAGATAATTTGGCCCCTGAAGTTTAAAGTAATTAGCAATATTAGCAGATAAATTATTCGGCGAAGACTGTAATATTTTTGTTTTGTTTATCTTATCAGCCCCTTCCTTAATCCAGGCATCAATGGATTCCTCTAATGGTCTCTCACCCATCGTTGTCCCAATAAAAACACCTGCTCTTTTTTTGTTAATGTTTCTTGAAGATAATCTAGCATCTTCTAAAGCCAGAGAAGTAGAAGCTATAGCCAACTGTGAGGTGCGACCTAAAAATTGAACCTTTCTTTTAGAAATAAATTCTTCAGGAATAAAATTCTTTATTTCACCACCATAATGACACCTGAACTCTCTGGTATCGAATGAAGTAACTTTGCTTATACCTGATTTACCATTTATTATGGCTTTCCAGAATTCATCTTTGCCAATCCCTACAGAAGAAACTACCCCCAGTCCTGTGACTACTATTCTGCGGTTATTCACTCTTTTTACCCCGTGAGATAATTTTTAAGTCGATTCTTTAGATACCTTTTGCCCCATGCTGTTTTCAAGTATTTCTCCCTCATTCTGGCATCGTGCTCATTTAAGCAAGCTTCATAGTATATAATTTTAAATGGCATCCTACTTTTAGTAGATTGAATCCTACCATTATTATGGTCTTCAATACGTCTCTTAAGATTCCGTGTTGAGCCAGTATACCATTTGTGATCTTTTAGGCTCTGTAAAACATATGTATAAATCATTATAATATCTCACGGGGTTTAATTCCAAACACAAGGTTTGCTTTAGCAACAATCTTATCATTAACTTTTGCTATAGCATCTATTATCGCTGCATAATCCAGAATTTTTACACTATTTGTTTCTACAATAAGTTTATTCCCTGGATACACAGGAGAAATAAACTCTGCTTTGACTTTACCTAAATAATAATTAGGATGAGCTTTGGCTATCTCCGGTTTAGAAAGGGAATAAAGGATTATTGAAGTCTGTGCCATTGCTTCTATGATTAAGACTCCCGGCATCACAGGTCTACCGGGAAAATGCCCCTCAAAAAAACTTTCATTGTTTTTGATATTCTTGACAGCCACAACTCTTTCAGTGCCTTCAATCTCAATTACTTCATCAATAAAAAGAAATGGCTCTCTATGTGGCAAAATAGATTTAATTTTTTCCTTATCCCAATTCATATTTCTATTTAGCTCAAAGTTCAAAACTCAAAGCTCAAAACCACAGCCCACAACTTAAAACTTTTTTAGCTTTAAGTTGTAGTTTTGACTTTTGACCTTTGCGTTTTGAGTTATCATATAGTCTAATGTCCATTGTCTATCTTTACTTAAGGTTTTTAGTATATTCAATTATCTGCCTGATACTTCTGATATTAGGGATATCCTTTTCAGGGATGATAACCCGATACTTCTTTTCAAAAGCAGCCACAATCTCAATTGCTTTTAATGAATCTACCCCCAAATCTTTAAAAAAGTCTGCATCAGGCTTAAGTTTTTCTGGTGGAACCTCTGTAATATCTGAAACTAATTTCTTTATTTCTTCTTCGAAATTATTTGCCATATACCTCCTTAATCCGTCATTCCGTGCTTGACACGGAATCCAGGGTTTTTAAAATAGTTCTGGATTCCTGCTTCCGCAGGAATGACAGAGAAAGCAAATTTTCACCCTTCTTTATAAGCCAAAGGTTCATTGATATTTCGCTATAACTACTGATGCATTGCTTCCACCAGGGCCATAATTGTTAATTAATACATTATTTATTCTGGCTATCCGTGCTTTATTAACTACATAGTCAAGATCGCAATCATTATCTCTTATCTTATAATTAATCGTGGGTGGTATAAAACCATTAACTATGCTACCCACAGAAGCAACAATCTGAAGTAGACCACCTGCACTATAGGGCTCTCCTATCATTGACTTGATGGAGCTCATTGGAATATTGTAAGCGAACTTACCAAAAACATCCTTTATTACTTTTGTTTCTAATCTATCCTGTTGAGGTACAGAGTTTGCCGAAGCACTTATATAGTCTATATCGGTAATTTTTAATTCGGAGCTATAAATTGCTTTCTTCATACTTTCTTTCAACCCATACGCTTCTGGATGATATTTACCCGTCTTATATGCGTCAAAAAAACTGCCTATACCTTTAACTTCAGTGTAAATATTTGCCTTCCTTTTTTCAGCATATATCTCATCTTCTATTACTATAACTGCTGCTCCTTCACTCAATATGATTCCATTTCTTCTTTTATCAAAAGGACAGGATAATTCTTCACCTCTTATGCCAGCAAAAAAACCTAAATGATAAAACCCGGCAAAATTTACCAGTGAAAGACTCTCCACCGCCCCCACCAAAACTGCTTTAATTCGTCCCAGTCGGATAAAATCTATAGCGTATTTTAATGCATCTATGCTTGAACTATAACCTGTAGAAACAGTTGTATTAAATCCCTGAATATTAAACCGTATTGAGACCTGGCTTGAAGCAGCATTTATTACTATCCCGGGGAAAAGAGAAACATCAGTAAAAAGGGGACCATCTCTTATTAATTCTTTATCAAATTCAGCAAAATTCCAGAGAGAAGATAAGGTAGTTCCCGTGCAGACTCCGGTATCATCTGTATTGTTATAGTTAATGCTTAACTTTGCATCCTCTATTGCTAATTTTGCAGCAGAACACAATAATCTTGTGCTTCTATCAAGACCTTTTAAGCCTTTATAGCCTAAAAAATATGTTGGCTTAAAATCCTTAATCTCACCACCCAACTTACACTTAAACTCACTTGTATCAAATCGGCTAATGGGTTTAATCCCTGAACGACCTTCTTTTAAAGATAGCCAGAATTGTTCCTTCCCTATACCATTCGGCGCAACTACCCCTATACCTGTTATTACTATTCGTTTTTTACTCATTTACCCCGTGAGATAACCCATTGTATATCATATTGTATATCATGAGGTACCCTCCCCAAGATAACTTTTAAGGCGATTTTTGAGATATCTTTTACCCCATGCAGTTTTTAAATATTTTTCTCTCATTCTCGCATCGTGTTCATTTAAACAAGCTTCATAATATATAATTTTGAATGGTCGCCTATTCGTAGTAGATTGAATCCTACCATTATTATGGTCTTCAATTCGTCTCTTGAGACTTCGAGTTGAACCTGTATACCATCTGTTATCTTTTAGACTTTGTAAGATATATGTATAAATCATAACAGTATCTCACGGGGTTAACTCATTCCACCATCTATAACTATAGTCTGACCAGTGATATAACTTGCATCATCGCTAACTAAAAATTTTACTACCTTTGCTACTTCTTCTGGTCTACCTAATCTACCTAAGGGTATCTGTTTTATTATTTGACTTTTATATTCCTCTTTTAAATCTTTAAGCATGTCTGTTTCAATAAAACCAGGGGCAACTGCATTAATTCTGATGTTATAAGAAGCAACTTCCTTAGCAAGAGATTTGGTAAACCCAATTATTCCTGCTTTAGAGGCAGAATAATTGGTCTGTCGTGGCATACCTACGATACCGCTTACCGATGTAATATTTATAATAACTCCGCTCTTCTGTTTTATGAATGTTACAATCGCAGCTCTCGTAAGATTGAATGTCCCGTCTAAATTGGTATTGATTACCTTATGCCAGTCATCAGGCTCCATAAGAGCAAGTGCCCTGTCTTTGATTATACCGGCATTATTAATTACAATATCTATCCCACCGAATAATTCTTTAGTATCATCCACCCAGGATTTAACAGCATTGTAGTCTTTAATATCTACTTGAAATGATTTAACGTTAACGCCCAAATATTTTATTTCTTTTTCCAAATCCTCTGCATCCTTGTTACTTCTTAGAAAATTAAAACTTATATTTGCACCTTCACCAGCCAATTCAATAGCGGTAGCTCGACCTATGCCTCTCGTAGCACCACTAATAATAACCGTCTTATTTTTAAGGCTTTTAAGTGACACTTTGTGCATTCTCAATATACGCTACTGTAACCCATTTTTCAAGATACTTTTTAGCATTCAGCCTATCCCAGCATACCAATAGCTACTCCTCTGACCTGTTTTCTATACTCCTCGCTCGCATGGATGAGCTCTTCTCTATTTTTATCACTGATTACCTCAACTCTGGGCAGGTTTTCACCGAAGCGACATTCTATCTCTGACACTATATCCTTATTCAGATCAAGGCTTTTTAAAAAGCCTGTGTCCCAGTTTTGAGATGCTTTTAAAACGAGGGTTTTACCTCCAATATAGAAAAGTTCGGCTAAGAGAGAAAGAACTGAGGCATGTGGAGACAGACAGCAGATTTCAGCAGAGCTGACCGCATATCTATTACCATTAAATGCTATAGCGAGACCTTCTCCCTCCCTTACAAGATTAAATGCCTGAACATCTGTAATACTATCTCCTACATACACAAGCTCAGAAAGCCCACATCCAGTCTTTGCCAGACTATCCAGTATTGCTCTGGCTTTCTCCATTCCACCAACAGGATTGATCTCAAGTAATATCCTCCCAATCTTCATCCCTATAATTTCTCGCCAGAATATCTCATTAAGTCTCTTAATGGTATCTTGACTCTCAACAGGTAATTCTTCGAACCGCTCTATACCAACAGGCAATTCAATCATGGTCATGGTAAGCATCTCTAATACCAATGACTCCAGTCGTAATCTTTCCTCTTTTTCTAAAGGATAGAGATCGATACTTACCTTAGTGCAATAGACCTGACTAAAAGAAAAATCGGCAACGGAACATAGTGCATGGAGGTATGGTTCGTAACTGGTGCTTATGATATATACAGGCATAATCCTCATAATATAATGAAGCATTTCTTTAGCACCAGGAATAAGAAGGATATTTGCTCTGGAGTAATCTTCCATCTTTTTGTCAGTGACACCAAATGCCTTCAAAAAAGGCAGGATCAGTTTGAGGGTATCGCCAGCTTTATATCCCGGTTTTCTTTCAATATCTGCCAGGAAATCATCGTATTTGCTGATAAGAGCAAAAAATTTATCTCCGTCAGGTATAAAAAAACTGGAGAGTTCAAAGGCATTGTCATTCTTGGTGATAGGGCCTTCGCAGTCGATGTTGAATTGTGAATGTCTCATAAAACTTTTTACCACCCCCACCTCTGTCCTCCCCCTTAAGGAGGAGGATTAGGAAGGGTAAGATATTCTTCTATCTCCTTATTCAAACAGTATGGACCGATCTCTTTCCCATCGGGATTCAGAACCTTTTTATCCTTAATTATTACTCTCCCCTCTGCGAGGGTCTTTAATGTAAAGACAATTAAAGGAAGTTCTCTAACAACCCCTTCCTGTCTGATAAGGAAAAAGAGATTATCCTTTTCTCCTTTTTCCCAGAGATGGTCAAATTTCTCTCCTCTTATTGGAAAAGTACAATATGTGATTGGAGGTCCCTCATCCAGGACCTCGGTTACTAAATGCATCATAACGCCGGTTTCATTAGCCTTTTGCTCAATAAGTTTCCAGATGACCTCCTGCCAGGTCCCAGCAGGTCCGTTGGGTGCTGCAGGATGGAGATTAATAATGGTAAATTTATTGCACATCTCAGGACTCACAATAAGCATGTATCCTGCGAGGATAATTAGATCATTTTGAAACGGAGAAATCATCTCTATAACCTTCCAGTGATAACGACTCCGCCATTCCTCCATGTCTTTTTTCCGTAAAGCAGGCTCAAAATTTTTTGAAGAAAAGGTGATTGTCTTTAATCCAAGGTTCCTTGCCAGAGTCAAAAGGAGATCACTCTCCAGATTTTCTCCGTAATTCCTGTTACAGAAAAGATATTGGATTCGGGCAGGTATAAAGCTGTTCTTCATGTTGTCATACGCTGTCTGGAGCAATTCTCTGGCAGCTTCATCACGACCCGTTGAAAACCAGCCAAACAGATAAGACATCAGATTACCTCTTAAAAAATTCTCTTAAATCCTTCCGTGTTGGATAGCGGCTCCGTCCATACCCTGTGATACTCGCCACTGCAACTTTAGTGGCAAAAAGTCCACAGTGGTATAGAGGTTGATTCAAAAGCAAGCCTGCTAAAAACCCTGCATTATATACATCCCCGGCTCCTGTATTGTCAACCACCTTGACCTCCTCTGAGGGAATTTTAAATGCCTCTTCCTTTGAAAAAATATAAGAACCTTCTTTTCCCATCTTACAAACAACGATGGAAGGACCCATTCTAAGTAATTCCTGGCTACCTTCCTTAAAGCCTTTTCCTGTTAATTTTTCAATTTCTCGATTAGTTAGAAAGATAATGAAACTGCGTTTGATCAAAGGCAGGATTTCTTTTATTCCTTTTTCAGCATAAATTTCTCCAGGGTCAAGGCTGAGTTTAACTTCAGGAGGCAGTCTTTTCACTAATCGAACCTGGGAATTCAAAGACCTCTTTCTAACAAATGAAGAAAGATGCAGAAACCGGCTCTTACCGACAAACTCTACATAACCTTCATCTATGTTGATATCGGTATTAGTCTCAGGCAAAACAAATATAGAACGGTCTAAGAACCTGTCCATAACAATAATGCAGATGCCACTCCGCCCTTCTCTCCTTACAAAATCGGTTGACACCTTCTTAAGGCTTTTAATGATAAATTCGCCTTCTTCATCGCAACCTACCTTACCGATAAAGCTAGTCTTGAAACCCATCCGCGATAGGGCGAATATGGTATTGGCTGCAGAACCACCACCACTTTTAGCCATCAGCCTGCCATACCTCCTTAATATATCTCTTAAAATCCTGAGAGAGCTTAGGCTACGGCTGTGTATCTCCCCTCCAGGATGTAAAGGAAATTCAGGAGTGGCTATATGATGAATATCCTCTATGGTATAAATATAATCAAGATTTAAGGCACCAAACCCGATAACATCCATCATTAATCATAAACCACCCCCCTCTTGCCTCGTTCGATATGCCCGATGGCGTATGCCTCCTCACCCATTCTCTTTAATGATCGAATCAGGTTTCTAACATCGGATTCAGAGACAACAAGAATCATCCCCACACCCATATTGAAGACCCTGAACATCTCTTCGTCAGAGATACCCCCTGTATCCTGAATATGTCTGAATATGGGATGGACCTTCCAGCTTCCTTTCTTAATAACCGCTCTGCATCCTGCTGGAAGTATTCTCGGTAGATTCTCGGTTATGCCTCCTCCTGTTATATGTGCAATCCCTTTAACTCTGAACCGTTTAATTATATTACGAACTGTTTTTACATATATTCTTGTTGGTGTGAGTAGCTCTTCGCCTAAACCCTTCCTTAGCCCTGAGATGCGATCTATGAGACCGTACCTTTTTGAATCAATGAATATTTTCCTGACGAGCGAGAATCCATTTGAGTGGAGTCCACTGGAGGAGAGTCCGATAAGTCTATCACCAGTCTTTATATCAGAGCCATCGATTATCTTTCTTTTTTCAACAATACCAACAGCAAAACCGGCAATGTCATATTCTCCTTCACTGTAAAAAGATGGCATCTCTGCGGTCTCCCCACCTATCAAGGCACAGCCTGCTTCTTTACACCCTTCAGCTATACCTTTGAAAACTTCAGCTGCATTCCTTACATCAAGTTTACCTGTAGCAATGTAATCGAGGAAAAACAAGGGTTTTGCACCTGCTACGACTATGTCATTAACACACATAGCGACAAGGTCTATCCCGATGGTATCATGTTTATTCATTAGAAATGCAATCTTGAGTTTTGTCCCGACACCGTCTGTACCAGCCACAAGCACAGGGTCTTTAAACTTGCTGAGTTTTAATCTGAAAAGTGCACCAAAACCACCGATGCCTGCCAGCACATCTGGTGTGAAGGTAGTCCTGGCTACTGGTTTGATAGCCTTAACAAAGGCACTACCAGCATCTATATCCACTCCTGAATCTTTATAAGACAAGTTGAAGCTTTCAGCTTCGAAATGTAAGGAATTTCTTTGTTTCATATTCGCTCGCTATGCATTTTCACCCCTTAATCCTTACCCCTTAATCCTTCAATCCTTCTCAACTTATTAAGTGCCCTGGCCGCTGCAGACTGTTCAGCCTCCTTTTTACTTTTTCCAATCCCCCTGCCATAAATCTCGTCGTTTATTGTTACCTCTATTTCAAAAGTCTTTTCATGGTCAGGTCCATATTCTCCACTTATTTTGTAATACGGTAAAGACCCAAATATACGCTGGGAATACTCCTGTAGCTCAGTCTTAAAATCATAGATAATACCCTTTATGTCTATATCATGAATTTCTCTGGAAATAAAACTTCTTACAAGTAAAGATGCCGCATCGAATCCACCATCGAGGTATATTGCTGCTATTAATGCCTCCAGTGTATCTGCCAGTATAGATGTCTTCCTTCTACCACCAGTTATCTCTTCACCTTTTCCAAGAAGCAGGTAGTCACCTAAATGCAGTTCTTCTGCTATTCTATAGAGGGTATTTTCATTTACGATGTAAGCCTTCAATTTTGAAAGATTACCTTCGGTATATTCTGGAAACTTTTTTATCAAATAGTCACTGACGATAAAATTAAGCACCGAATCACCGAGAAACTCAAGTCTCTCATTGTCAGGGACTCCTTTTTCATTTGCATAGGATTTATGAGTAATGGCCTGAATAAGAAGGTTTTCATTATTGAAGGTGTAATTGATATTTTCCTGAAGTGAAGATATAGTTGTATTAGTCATAAAATTTTTTAAAGATTAGACAGGCGTTTGTGCCTCCAAATCCGAAGGAATTAGACATAGCCACATTTACATCCGCATTCCTTGCGATATTTGGAACATAGTCAAGATCACATTCAGGGTCAGGATTCTCAAGATTTATAGTAGGAGGGATTATTCCCTTCTTTATAGCAAGCACCGATATTACTGATTCAACACCTCCTGCAGCCCCAAGTAGATGCCCTGTCATAGACTTAGTAGAACTTACAGCCGTTCTGTATGCATGGTTTCCCAGAACAGTCTTTATAGCCATTGTTTCAAGCTCGTCATTAAATTTTGTAGAAGTGCCATGTGCATTTATGTAATCAATCTCCTCTGGTGATATTCCTGCATCTTTTATAGCTGCATCCATACAGCGTGCAGCACCTTCGCCACAGGGTGAGGGTGCTGTAAGATGATAGGCATCCCCGCTCATACCATAACCAATAACCTCCGCATAGATATCTGCACCCTTTGCCAATGCATTCTCTAACGACTCTAAGACCATTATCCCGGCACCTTCACCCATAACAAAACCATCCCTGTCAATATCGAAAGGGCGGGATGCCTTCTGAGGTTCATCGTTCCGTGTTGAAAGTGCCTTCATAGCACAGAAACCACCAACACCAAGGGGTGTTATTACTGCCTCTGTGCCTCCTGCAATCATCGCATCCGCATCTCCCCTCTGTATGATCCTGAAGGCATCACCAATTGCATGGGTTCCGCTAGCGCAGGCTGTAACAACAGAAGAATTTGGTCCCCGTGCTCCAAAACGCATGGATATCTGTCCAGAAGCAAGGTTTATTATAAGCATAGGGATAAAAAAGGGAGATATCTTTTTATGTCCTTTTTCAAGGAGTATCTTATGATAGTATTCGATAGCCGGTAATCCACCGATACCAGAACCAACAAAGACCCCTATTCTGTCTTTATTCGCATCTGTTATCTTCAAACCAGAATCATCCATTGCAATCTGGCTTGTAGCGACGGCGAACTGGATGAATCTATCCATTTTTTTTACTTCCTTCTGTTCTATGAAATTTAATGGATCAAAGTCACGCACCTCTGCAGCAATCTTTGTGGGGAATTCAGATGCGTCAAAATGGGTGATCATCCCTACCCCCGATTCCCCGTTAACAAGGGCATCCCAGCTTTCGGTAACCCCAATACCAACTGGGGTGACAAGTCCTACACCTGTAACTACTATGCGGCGTTTAATAATAACTACCTCCCCTTACACCTTCTCCTTTATATAATCTATTACGTTCTGGACGGTTACCATCTTTTCGGCGTCCTCGTCGGGTATTTCAATCTCGAATTCTTCTTCAAATGCCATAACCAATTCAACTGTATCGAGGGAATCTGCACCAAGATCATCTACAAATGATGCCTCAGGTGTCACCTCTCCTTCATCTACACCAAGCTGTTCAGCAATTATCTTCTTTACCTTTTCTTCTATTGCCATTTGATCACCTCCACATTTTAGTTATTGAGTCAATAAGTTATAAGTAAGAACTGGGAAGTAGGAAATAGGAAGTAAAACTTCTTACTTTTTCGTTTTCACATATACATTCCACCATTCACATGTATTACCTGTCCTGTGATATAACCTGAATCCTTATACGACAGAAATTTGACAACATTTGCGACATCCTCTGGAAACCCAAACCTTCCTATTGGTATCTGCCTTTTCATTTCTTCCTTAAGGCTCTCTGGAAGCACCTGAGTCATCGCAGTTTCAATGAATCCTGGTGCCACAGCATTTACCGTGATACCTCTGCTTGCATATTCCCTGGCAACACTCTTTGTAAAACCAACAATAGCGGCCTTTGATGCAACATAGTTAACCTGCCCTGCATTTCCCATAAAAGCGACCACCGAGGATATATTTATTATTCTACCGTAACGCTGTTTTGACATTGTCTTTACTGCGGCCTTTGTACATAAGAATGTCCCTTTCAGGTTTACCGCAAGTACCGTATCCCACTCTTCTTCTTTCATCCTTATGATAAGATTATCTTTTGTTATACCGGCATTATTTACTAAGATGTCTATCTTACCGAACTTTTTAATTGCTACATCAAATGCGTCTTCGATACCTTTTGGATCAGATACATCAAGTCTCAGGGCAAGACTCGTATTTCCTGACGAATCTATTTCTTTTGAAGTTTCCTCAGCAGCCTCAAAATTGATGTCAGAGATTATCACACATGCACCCTCTTTTGCAAGGGCTAAGGCGATTGCTTTACCGATACCCTGTGCTGCACCGGTGACAAAGGCAACATCATTCTGTAATTTCATCTTTCCCTCCCTAACTTCCGACCGTTAATTCCTTTAAAGTTTCCTCAAGGTTCTGAAGGCCTCCGACATTAAGGGTTCTTACACCTTTATCCGTTCTTCTTACAAGTCCTGAAAGGACATTTCCCGGACCCACCTCTATAAAGGTATCAACCCCTGCATCGATCATCACTTTTACAGAGTCCTCCCAGAGAACAGGATTTGTCAATTGCTGTATGAGCGATATCTTTAATTCCTCTTTTGAATCAACAAATTTAGCACTTATATTACAAACAAGAGGAATATGAGGGTCATCCATATCTATATCATCTATTATTGCTTCCA
This region of Nitrospirota bacterium genomic DNA includes:
- the fabG gene encoding 3-oxoacyl-[acyl-carrier-protein] reductase, which encodes MKLQNDVAFVTGAAQGIGKAIALALAKEGACVIISDINFEAAEETSKEIDSSGNTSLALRLDVSDPKGIEDAFDVAIKKFGKIDILVNNAGITKDNLIIRMKEEEWDTVLAVNLKGTFLCTKAAVKTMSKQRYGRIINISSVVAFMGNAGQVNYVASKAAIVGFTKSVAREYASRGITVNAVAPGFIETAMTQVLPESLKEEMKRQIPIGRFGFPEDVANVVKFLSYKDSGYITGQVIHVNGGMYM